A window of Corallococcus macrosporus DSM 14697 contains these coding sequences:
- the omp85 gene encoding Omp85 family outer membrane protein — MKTSGFDAIAIPLVSFSSDQGMGYGAVGGMYLYGAGKEPYAHALSAQVFFSNRGVQSHSLRYDGPRLLGPLRVEGRLDYRRELRSPFFGAGNQSAPEFRGDVNNELYNFDKGTPGFWLRLRGHPFGEEHPLQSYVGYGWRHMRVAAYEKSLLSREKPLGMDGGNMGQLLAGMLWDTRDNESDPREGGVEELSLRISGNATGNRYHYVGLTLSERRYFALTSRLTLAHRMTLDLLFGDVPFYEWSNTGGVNVSEGIGGMNSVRGIERNRFAGNIKAFMNTELRYQAAQFRVFGQPLKLGAVAFMDLGRVWHPGVADGKWWHWHPGVGGGVRFSRRAAVIRMDYAVSTGSGRQRCYVTFGQMF, encoded by the coding sequence GTGAAGACCTCCGGCTTCGACGCGATTGCCATTCCCCTGGTGAGCTTCAGCTCGGACCAGGGCATGGGCTACGGCGCCGTGGGTGGGATGTACCTGTATGGCGCCGGGAAGGAGCCCTATGCGCACGCCCTCAGCGCCCAGGTGTTCTTCAGCAACCGGGGCGTGCAGAGCCACTCGCTGCGCTACGACGGACCGAGGCTGCTCGGGCCGCTCCGCGTGGAGGGCCGCCTGGACTACCGGCGGGAGCTTCGCAGCCCCTTCTTCGGCGCGGGCAACCAGTCCGCGCCGGAGTTCCGCGGGGACGTGAACAACGAGCTGTACAACTTCGACAAGGGCACGCCGGGCTTCTGGCTGCGGCTGCGAGGCCACCCGTTCGGAGAGGAGCACCCGCTCCAGTCCTACGTGGGCTACGGCTGGCGGCACATGCGCGTGGCGGCCTACGAGAAGTCCCTGCTGTCGCGGGAGAAGCCCCTGGGCATGGACGGCGGCAACATGGGGCAGTTGCTCGCCGGCATGCTCTGGGACACGCGCGACAATGAGTCGGACCCGCGCGAGGGCGGCGTGGAGGAGCTGTCGCTGCGCATCTCCGGCAACGCCACGGGCAACCGCTACCACTACGTGGGCCTCACCCTGAGCGAGCGGCGCTACTTCGCGCTGACGTCACGCCTGACGCTGGCGCACCGGATGACGCTGGACCTGCTCTTCGGCGACGTCCCCTTCTACGAATGGAGCAACACCGGCGGCGTCAACGTGTCCGAGGGCATTGGTGGCATGAACAGCGTGCGCGGCATCGAGCGCAACCGCTTCGCGGGGAACATCAAGGCGTTCATGAACACGGAGCTGCGCTACCAGGCCGCGCAGTTCCGGGTCTTCGGTCAGCCGTTGAAGCTGGGCGCCGTGGCCTTCATGGACCTGGGGCGCGTGTGGCACCCGGGCGTCGCGGACGGCAAGTGGTGGCACTGGCATCCGGGTGTCGGCGGAGGCGTGCGCTTCTCCCGGCGCGCGGCGGTGATTCGCATGGACTACGCGGTCTCCACCGGGTCCGGGCGGCAGCGCTGCTACGTCACGTTCGGCCAGATGTTCTGA
- a CDS encoding alkaline phosphatase family protein → MHLWAHGLVRRVQEKVPPSPARRARKLLIVHLDGVPKRLLDEALVSGRMPFLSRLIRSGAFHLDEAFWGAPTSTPYFQAGLLYGMRHSNLPAYSWFDRELGRKVRMNTPSDALTIDRRLRGSGRASLLDGGGHGYFSLFRAGAENALSMSTLASFKQMSHAFSYEMMGLLSARTRGVWDYLRTLGMDTWASAREVMHWARGLHDWRHEPAYLFSHVFLQRLGWSFAFTKSLVDMARGVPVIYLVYGNYDEVAHRRGPRSEQARAELHRVDSYLAELYAVAGAVKQPYDVVFLSDHGHVDCLPWEQRKGQHLEQWLTAPHGDGPLSDEVVRGLCDGRPDPEPDTRPRAPFAPVAVECGNFAHVYLSGEPRPMEAMSLLARHPDILARVTRSPDLGLVALRRGNSAVALVRDGVYSVDTLDRAPLSPEFSKRAVADFLRVLPTMSTAGDLVLFGEAVKRGGTVGFAWEFGSHGGLTRTEANSLVCWPAKAPVDLSNLSHCTQLHDRLAAAYLDTTPRLRLVP, encoded by the coding sequence ATGCACCTGTGGGCCCACGGCCTCGTGCGCCGTGTCCAGGAGAAGGTGCCTCCTTCGCCCGCACGCAGGGCGAGGAAGCTGCTCATCGTCCACCTGGACGGCGTCCCGAAGCGCCTGCTGGACGAAGCCCTCGTCTCGGGACGGATGCCCTTCCTGTCGCGGCTCATCCGCTCCGGAGCCTTCCATCTGGACGAGGCCTTCTGGGGCGCCCCCACCTCCACGCCGTACTTCCAGGCCGGCCTGCTCTACGGCATGCGCCACTCCAACCTGCCGGCGTACTCGTGGTTCGACCGCGAGCTGGGCCGCAAGGTGCGGATGAACACCCCGTCCGACGCGCTGACCATCGACCGGCGTCTGCGCGGCTCGGGCCGCGCCAGCCTGCTGGACGGTGGAGGCCACGGGTACTTCTCCCTGTTCCGCGCGGGGGCCGAGAACGCCCTGAGCATGAGCACGCTGGCCAGCTTCAAGCAGATGTCCCACGCGTTCTCCTACGAGATGATGGGGCTCCTCAGCGCCCGCACGCGCGGCGTCTGGGACTACTTGCGCACCCTGGGCATGGACACCTGGGCCTCGGCGCGCGAGGTCATGCACTGGGCGCGCGGGCTCCACGACTGGCGCCACGAACCGGCCTACCTCTTCAGCCACGTCTTCCTCCAGCGGCTGGGCTGGAGCTTCGCCTTCACCAAGTCCCTGGTGGACATGGCGCGGGGCGTGCCCGTCATCTACCTGGTGTATGGCAACTACGACGAGGTGGCCCACCGCCGAGGCCCGCGCTCGGAGCAGGCCCGCGCCGAGCTGCACCGCGTGGACAGCTACCTCGCGGAGCTCTACGCCGTGGCGGGGGCGGTGAAGCAGCCCTACGACGTCGTCTTCCTCTCCGACCACGGGCATGTGGACTGCCTGCCCTGGGAGCAGCGGAAGGGGCAGCACCTGGAGCAGTGGCTGACGGCGCCCCACGGCGACGGGCCGCTCTCCGACGAGGTGGTCCGCGGGCTCTGTGATGGACGGCCAGACCCGGAGCCGGACACCCGGCCCCGCGCGCCCTTCGCTCCCGTGGCCGTCGAGTGCGGCAACTTCGCCCACGTGTACCTGTCCGGCGAGCCTCGGCCGATGGAGGCGATGTCACTGCTCGCGCGCCACCCCGACATCCTGGCCCGGGTGACGCGGAGCCCGGACCTCGGCCTCGTCGCCCTGCGCCGGGGCAACAGCGCGGTGGCGCTCGTGCGCGACGGTGTCTACTCGGTGGACACCCTGGACAGGGCTCCGCTGTCCCCCGAGTTCAGCAAGCGCGCCGTGGCGGACTTCCTCCGCGTCCTGCCAACGATGTCCACCGCGGGCGACCTCGTCCTCTTCGGCGAAGCCGTGAAGCGCGGCGGCACCGTGGGCTTCGCCTGGGAGTTCGGCTCGCACGGCGGGCTGACGCGCACGGAGGCCAACAGCCTGGTGTGCTGGCCCGCCAAGGCGCCCGTGGACCTCTCAAACCTGTCGCACTGCACGCAGCTCCATGACCGGCTCGCGGCGGCGTACCTCGACACCACCCCTCGACTCCGGTTGGTGCCGTGA
- a CDS encoding ArnT family glycosyltransferase has translation MERVRLDTHAHVWYAPRLVRTGDFQTPPSNALHLPWAPLLLVGGGAWLLRVAGFFHRGGALGYPVDYDEGVYFSAAALLSHGVLPYRDYFFVHPPGVALLWAPVAALTRVVDAATAFSVARWFVPVLGALSAVLCGRIAQSHWGTRAGIVAALVYAVHPEAAATERGFFLEPLLNLTCLGMAWVLLLPATGRRSWRQDAGAGVLLATACAIKLTAGVWVLAVVWALCLGGEGRRAVRVIGTAALTGLIWLGPFLVLAAEPMLEGLLRFQVMRPPDGELSTARRLLTMLGESHWGGALLSLLGLAVALGRLRRRDAVAERLFSAAWLLTVAAFLSAKSYWGQYNAGLAPAAALLSGLGASQLLLRAERHSRRFAAAVTLAVGLAALSALPVALRSANQRERGLLAIGGSIRAAVPPDAPLCAFEPAWAIAAGRLPGLPVGSPALVDPYGLMLHDALDGPSRFASAAAAFADDRTQRTVLPMLARCDALVLLGRGEWQLSAASERWVDEHFTRDGDVWKRKP, from the coding sequence GTGGAACGCGTCCGACTCGACACACACGCGCACGTCTGGTACGCGCCCCGGTTGGTGCGCACCGGCGACTTCCAGACTCCTCCTTCGAACGCATTGCACCTGCCCTGGGCGCCGCTGCTGCTGGTGGGCGGTGGGGCCTGGCTCCTGCGCGTTGCGGGCTTCTTCCATCGTGGTGGGGCCCTGGGCTACCCGGTGGACTACGACGAGGGCGTCTACTTCAGCGCCGCCGCGCTCCTGTCGCATGGCGTCCTGCCCTACCGCGACTACTTCTTCGTCCATCCGCCAGGAGTCGCGTTGCTGTGGGCCCCGGTGGCCGCGCTCACCCGCGTCGTCGATGCGGCGACGGCTTTCTCGGTGGCGCGCTGGTTCGTCCCTGTCCTCGGCGCGTTGAGCGCGGTGCTGTGTGGCCGCATCGCGCAGTCCCACTGGGGGACGCGCGCGGGCATCGTGGCGGCCCTGGTTTACGCCGTCCATCCAGAGGCGGCCGCCACCGAGCGGGGATTCTTCCTGGAGCCGCTGCTGAATCTCACGTGCCTGGGGATGGCGTGGGTGCTGCTGCTCCCTGCTACCGGGCGTCGCTCCTGGCGTCAGGACGCCGGCGCGGGTGTCCTGCTCGCGACGGCATGCGCGATCAAGCTGACCGCGGGTGTCTGGGTGCTCGCGGTGGTGTGGGCGCTCTGCCTGGGCGGGGAAGGGCGCCGTGCCGTTCGAGTGATTGGGACTGCCGCCCTCACGGGGCTCATCTGGCTGGGGCCGTTTCTCGTGCTCGCGGCGGAGCCGATGCTGGAGGGACTCCTTCGCTTCCAGGTGATGCGGCCCCCGGATGGCGAATTGTCGACGGCACGCAGGCTGCTCACCATGCTGGGCGAAAGTCACTGGGGGGGAGCGCTGCTGAGCCTCCTGGGGCTCGCCGTGGCGCTGGGGCGGCTGCGGCGACGAGACGCGGTCGCGGAGCGGCTCTTCTCCGCCGCCTGGCTCCTGACCGTCGCGGCCTTCTTGTCGGCCAAGAGCTACTGGGGCCAGTACAACGCGGGCCTCGCGCCTGCCGCGGCCCTGCTCTCCGGGCTTGGGGCTTCGCAGTTGTTGCTCCGGGCGGAGCGGCACTCACGGCGATTCGCGGCGGCCGTGACGTTGGCGGTGGGGCTTGCCGCGCTCTCCGCGCTCCCCGTGGCGCTGCGGTCGGCGAATCAGCGTGAGCGTGGGCTCCTGGCGATAGGCGGCTCGATTCGCGCCGCCGTGCCGCCGGATGCTCCGCTCTGCGCGTTCGAACCGGCCTGGGCCATCGCCGCGGGGCGTCTGCCAGGGTTGCCCGTGGGGAGCCCGGCCCTTGTCGACCCCTACGGCCTCATGTTGCATGACGCGTTGGATGGCCCATCGCGATTCGCCTCCGCCGCCGCTGCCTTCGCGGATGACCGCACCCAGCGCACCGTGCTGCCGATGCTCGCGCGCTGCGACGCCCTGGTGCTCCTCGGCCGAGGTGAGTGGCAGTTGTCCGCTGCGAGTGAGCGCTGGGTGGACGAGCACTTCACCCGTGACGGTGACGTGTGGAAGCGCAAGCCCTGA